The nucleotide window GTATATGAAAAAGATCCGGTTACGGAAGAAATGAATATTACTGAGAATCTGGATTGAAGTTTGGAAGCATATCCCGTTATAGAATTTAAGAACATAAGTAAGAAGTTTGACAATTTTTTTGCCAATGATGATGTATCCTTTTGTATAAAGCCGAACACAGTCCATTCTATAATCGGAGAAAATGGTGCAGGGAAAACAACCCTTATGAAAATTCTTTTCGGAATCTATAAGCCGGATTCCGGAAATGTTCTTCTAAACGGTACCAAAGTATCATTCAAAAATCCCCTTGATGCAATAAAAAGTGGTATCGGTATGGTGCATCAGCATTTTGAGCTTATTGATGATTTTACAGCTTTGGAGAATGTAATTCTTGGTGACGAAGTCTCAAATTATGGATTTCTTAACCTTGATGAAGCAAGAAAAAATCTTTTTGACCTGATTGTAAAATACAATCTTGGTGTCAGACTCGATAAAAAGATAAGCCAAGTAAGCATAAGTGAAAAGCAAAAAATTGAAATTCTAAAACTTCTTTATAGAAAATCAGATATTCTGATTTTTGATGAACCTACTGCAGTATTGTCTCCCGTTGAAGTTAAAGAGTTTTTCAAAATTGTTCGTAAATTTAAAGATGAAGGTAAGTCAATTATTCTTATTACTCATAAGTTAAACGAAATTAAGGAGCTTGCTGACAGGGTAACAGTTCTTCGGAAAGGAAAAGTTGTTTATGAGGTCGATAGAAACGATATTGACCTTACTGTTTTAAGTAAACAAATTGTTGGTGAAATTGATTCTGACCATACTGTTGATAAAAGAACTGATAGTTTTAGTGAAAGACCATTCTTGAAATTTGAGAATGTTGTTTATAAAAAGGATGATATTGAATTAATTAATGAACTCAATTTTCAGGTACATGGAGGTGAGATATATTCCATATGCGGCGTTGAGGGAAACGGACAAAGCGAGATAGTAGAATTAATAGTTGGGATTGCTCACAAATCTCATGGCGAAATATTTTTAGAATATGAAGCGATATCACTCGTCCCCGATGACAGAATTGAAAAGGGAATGATTAAGGAGTTTAATATTGGTGAAAATGTTATTCTTAGGAATGGGAGAAATTTTGTCATAACCTCGAATATGATAATCGAGTCTTCAAAATCAATAGTTGAAAAATACGATATAAGGGTACCGTCATTAACCGCACCTCTCGATTCTTTATCAGGTGGTAATCAGCAGAAAGTAATTTTTGGGAGAGAGATTGAACTTGACTGCAATACAATTGTTTTCGTTCATCCAACTCGCGGAGTGGATATTAATGCTACAGCATATTTACATAAGATTATTCTCCAGCAGAAAAATAAAGGAAAAGCTATACTCATCATAACATCTGACCTTGATGAAGCATTTTATCTTTCTGATAAAATTGGTGTACTGTACAAAGGCAGGATAGGGAATGAATTTAAAAGAAAGGATTTTGAAGAAGGCAGTATAAAACGTCACGAGGTCCTGAGGAACATAGGTAAAGCAATGATAGGAGTCAACATTGTCTAAAAATTTAAAAGCGAATATACTATCAATTTCAATTTCGTTAATTGCTACTTTATTTATACTTTTCATTTTCCTGTTTTTTGTAGGAAGGGATCCCTTCTTTGTTATGGAAACAATGTTCACTGAAGTATTTGGTACGGGATATGGAATTGGACAGGCATTGTTTAAAGCGACCCCGCTTATAATCGTCGGCTGCGGATTAGCTTTCTGTTTCCAGGCTTCATTATTTAATATTGGTGCCGAAGGTCAGTTAAATCTCGGTGTTTTTGGAATGAGCATAGTAGCCTATGTCTTCGATGATTCGCTCGGCTTGCTTGTGGTTCCTGTTGCAATAATTTGTGGTTTTCTTCTCTCCGCATTCTGGGGTCTCATTCCCGCTTATGTAAAAATTAAACGGGGTGTGAGTGAAGTAATAACTACTATTATGCTAAACTTTATTTCACTGGCTTTAATTAATTATCTTCTTATAGAATTTCTTGCTGTTAAGTCAACTGTCAGAACTGAAAAGATTCTCGATTACGTAAGCATACCGCAATTGTCAAACTATTTTGAAATTTTTCAGGGCTCTTCTGTTAATCTTACTTTCATATTTGCTATCATTCTTGCCTTAGTAACGCATTTAATTTTTTATAAAACAAGATTTGGTTACAAACTTCGTGCTGTTGGTCTTAATCCAAAAGCCTCAAAATACCTTGGGATTAATTCCGATAGAATGACTGTAATCAGTTTTATGATTGGAGCTGGAATTACTTCTCTTGTAGGTCTGAATTTTGTTTTCGGTTATAAGAGCTACTATGAATATGGTTTTTCTAACAATATTGGCTTTACAGCTATCGCCGTTACTCTTCTTGCGAAAAATAATCCAATAGGAATAATATTTACTTCTTTGCTTTTTGGAGTTATGGACTATGGTGGCTTGGCAGTTAATACTATCGTTCCCAAAGAAATTATGCTCGTTTTTCAGGCACTCGTGATTTTATCAATACTTTCTTTTGATAGGCTTGTTAAAATTTATTATCTTAAAGAGTCATAAAATGATTGAAGGCATATTATCAATAACATTTATGATGCAGGTCCTGAGGATGTTCACTCCTTACTATCTCGGTGCCAGCGCCGCTAATTTTTCGGAACGAGGCGGTGTAATTAATATTGCTATTGAAGGATTCATGATAATATCAGCTTTCTCATATGCTTCAATTACCATTTTTACAGGAAATCCATACTCTGGTCTTTTTGGTTCTGTTGCGGTAGGGATTCTATTTAGCCTATTATATTCTTTTTTCACAATAAAGCTTAAAATTAATCAGATTGTTATCGGTGTAGGATTTAATCTGCTTATGGCAGGTATTGCAAAATTTTTAATGTTGATGTTCTTTCAGAGCTCAAGCAACACTCCGTCTTTCACTCAGGTACCGGTACTTCCATTCCTGAGCTCAATACCTTTGGTAGGCGATCTGACGGGTGACTCAATAATAATATTTGCATTGATACTTGTCGTATTATCTCAAATTTTGATATATAAAACTAAATTTGGTTTGAGATTGAGATCTGTCGGAGAGAATCCCGAAGCCGCTGAAACTCTCGGTATTAAAGTAAGAATATATAAAATGTGGGGTACTATTATTTGCGGATTTCTTGCTTCACTCGGTGGTATTTGGCTTGCATCAAACCAAAACTCTTTCAGCGATGGTATGATTGCGGGTAGGGGTTATATTGCTATCGCAGCAATGATTATCGGTAAATGGAAGCCTGTAAATATTTTCTTTGCCTGTCTTATGTTTGCCTTCTTCGAAAGTCTTGAAATAGTCCTGCAGATATCGGGTTCAGGTATTCCTTCACAGCTGATTCAGATGCTTCCTTATTTGATTACAATTCTTGTCCTTATAGGATTTGTCGGCAAAACTAAACCTCCTGCTGCTGACGGTGTTCCTTATTGAATCTATCTCTTGCCTTTCCTTATATCCTCTCCCCATAGTAGTTTTTCATAGAGCGTATTAAAAAATGACCAATTATGTTTTTTTACGCTTTCAATTGAGTGTTCTGATTTTTCTATAATTATCTCAAGAGGAGCTTCTTTTATGAGTCCTTTATAACCATCCGGTGTAATTCTTACTTTTACATCGTTGTATGATTTCACCGTTATTCTTCCTGAATCGGGTACTATTACTGGTCTGAAATTAAGTGAATGAGGACATATCGGCGTTATTATAAATACTTTGCTGAATGGTGTTATAATAGGTCCTCCTGCCGATAGTGAATATCCTGTCGAACCCGTCGGTGTTGAAATGAGTACTCCATCTGCAAAGAATCTTCCGACAAATTCCTTGTTATAAAATATACCAAGTTCAACCATTTTTATCGTATCTGCTTTGTCTATAACAATTTCATTTAATGCATCAAATTCATACTTGCCGTTCACTGTACACTTAGCGAGATGTAGTTTTATTATTTTATACTTATTTTTTATAACTTCACTAAAGAATTTTTCAATCTCTGTTGGCATTATATCCGACATGAATCCAAGCGTTCCTAAGTTAATTCCAACAACTGGTTTATCAGTGTGTTTTATCATTCTTGTAGAATTTAGGAATGTACCGTCGCCGCCTATTGAAACTATAATGTCAGATCTATTTATAAGCATACTTATTCTCAGAAACTTACTACTTATTTCTTTCGATTTTATTATTTGCTTAAAATCATCATGAAGAAAATAGGAAATATTCTTGCGCCTAAAATATTTTATTAATGATATAATTACTTTTTCAATCCCGGCTTTATTCTTATTCCCTATTATCCCGAATGTCATGATATTTATCCCTTATTTTCCTTGTTCTCAGTGGTGTCGCTGTCCTTTTTGCTTTTCTCGTCAACGTAGTTTAACCTTAGGTCGGATACTACAGTCTCTAATACCTTCTTCTCCTCATCTGTAAATCCTTCTTTTGATTTATGTAGTAGCATGTCTATCATGTCTATTGACACTTCTGCGCCTTCCAAATTTTTTTCAACTTTATCCGTCATCGGATTCTTTATTTTCCCAAGGTTCATCATTGCCTGCATCTGCAATGAATAAACAAGTGCTACGAATAGTTCTGATGATTTATTTTTTTCCATTTATTATATTATTTTTATAATTTATAAATTTTAATGTGAATACTATGGATATTAAGTAATACAACAATGTTACAACTTCCCAGTCTCCAAAATTCCATTCAAAAATACCTGAAATATGAAAAGAAATCATTGCAATAATTATTCCTATCACAATTTCCTTATCAAAAGTGTTTTTTGCTCGCCTGTAATCTCTGATAGTATAATAAAATATCGTCGTCCATATTAACAAATAAAATAACGCTCCGGTTGTACCCGTTGTCGCAAGTATCATCACTGGATTGCTGTGAAAATGAGAACCCTCGCCATGACTTTCTGGATTTTTATACATTCTGTAAACATTCGTAATTTCGTTATCTCCTGTTCCAAGCAGGGGAAAGTCTTTGTACACTTTTATTCCAACTTCCCACATAACAATCCTGCTTTTATTGCTTGGGTGATTAAAATCTAATATGCTCCTTACTCGGTCTTTCCCCGAATTAGGTGTTACTATCCATAAAAGACATAGAAAGAGTATGAATGAAACCAGAAATCTCCAGTTAACAAAAATCCCGTAAATTATCAATGCTGCCAGTACCCCAAGATATACGTTCCTCGATTGTGTTAGAAACAGCGATACGAGAATCGGAATAAGAATTATTATTAAATATATTTTCTTTACCTTGTATTTATTTTTCGATAACAAAAAAGGAAATATTGCCATTAATATCAGCATCTTTATTTCGCCCGCTGTAATTGGATAGCTGAAATAATCAATTCTGATTTCGGAAAAACTTGTAGTTTTTAAATTTTCTGAAAGTGTGAGAGCAAACTTAACGATCTCTATGCAGGACAGTATAGAAAATACTGCAGCTATTATTAACAAATTCCTCAAAATATCACTTTTGGATTTTATTACAGTCGGATTCGAAAAGAAACATATTATTAAAAGATACCTCTTAAGGCCTGTAAGTGCATCCTCTGGAAAGTAAGCAAAAATTCTCGATAGAGTATCGACTATTATATAAATTCCAAAACTTAG belongs to Ignavibacteria bacterium and includes:
- a CDS encoding ABC transporter ATP-binding protein, whose amino-acid sequence is MEAYPVIEFKNISKKFDNFFANDDVSFCIKPNTVHSIIGENGAGKTTLMKILFGIYKPDSGNVLLNGTKVSFKNPLDAIKSGIGMVHQHFELIDDFTALENVILGDEVSNYGFLNLDEARKNLFDLIVKYNLGVRLDKKISQVSISEKQKIEILKLLYRKSDILIFDEPTAVLSPVEVKEFFKIVRKFKDEGKSIILITHKLNEIKELADRVTVLRKGKVVYEVDRNDIDLTVLSKQIVGEIDSDHTVDKRTDSFSERPFLKFENVVYKKDDIELINELNFQVHGGEIYSICGVEGNGQSEIVELIVGIAHKSHGEIFLEYEAISLVPDDRIEKGMIKEFNIGENVILRNGRNFVITSNMIIESSKSIVEKYDIRVPSLTAPLDSLSGGNQQKVIFGREIELDCNTIVFVHPTRGVDINATAYLHKIILQQKNKGKAILIITSDLDEAFYLSDKIGVLYKGRIGNEFKRKDFEEGSIKRHEVLRNIGKAMIGVNIV
- a CDS encoding ABC transporter permease, which gives rise to METMFTEVFGTGYGIGQALFKATPLIIVGCGLAFCFQASLFNIGAEGQLNLGVFGMSIVAYVFDDSLGLLVVPVAIICGFLLSAFWGLIPAYVKIKRGVSEVITTIMLNFISLALINYLLIEFLAVKSTVRTEKILDYVSIPQLSNYFEIFQGSSVNLTFIFAIILALVTHLIFYKTRFGYKLRAVGLNPKASKYLGINSDRMTVISFMIGAGITSLVGLNFVFGYKSYYEYGFSNNIGFTAIAVTLLAKNNPIGIIFTSLLFGVMDYGGLAVNTIVPKEIMLVFQALVILSILSFDRLVKIYYLKES
- a CDS encoding ABC transporter permease yields the protein MIEGILSITFMMQVLRMFTPYYLGASAANFSERGGVINIAIEGFMIISAFSYASITIFTGNPYSGLFGSVAVGILFSLLYSFFTIKLKINQIVIGVGFNLLMAGIAKFLMLMFFQSSSNTPSFTQVPVLPFLSSIPLVGDLTGDSIIIFALILVVLSQILIYKTKFGLRLRSVGENPEAAETLGIKVRIYKMWGTIICGFLASLGGIWLASNQNSFSDGMIAGRGYIAIAAMIIGKWKPVNIFFACLMFAFFESLEIVLQISGSGIPSQLIQMLPYLITILVLIGFVGKTKPPAADGVPY
- a CDS encoding NAD(+)/NADH kinase — encoded protein: MTFGIIGNKNKAGIEKVIISLIKYFRRKNISYFLHDDFKQIIKSKEISSKFLRISMLINRSDIIVSIGGDGTFLNSTRMIKHTDKPVVGINLGTLGFMSDIMPTEIEKFFSEVIKNKYKIIKLHLAKCTVNGKYEFDALNEIVIDKADTIKMVELGIFYNKEFVGRFFADGVLISTPTGSTGYSLSAGGPIITPFSKVFIITPICPHSLNFRPVIVPDSGRITVKSYNDVKVRITPDGYKGLIKEAPLEIIIEKSEHSIESVKKHNWSFFNTLYEKLLWGEDIRKGKR
- a CDS encoding DUF1844 domain-containing protein, which codes for MEKNKSSELFVALVYSLQMQAMMNLGKIKNPMTDKVEKNLEGAEVSIDMIDMLLHKSKEGFTDEEKKVLETVVSDLRLNYVDEKSKKDSDTTENKENKG
- a CDS encoding O-antigen ligase family protein, with translation MLRIKKEEFTLDKIINYFILLQIISIGFSMALSSISLGAWVVLWGFKIYKEKDFLSFRFFFKEYKYFLLSFGIYIIVDTLSRIFAYFPEDALTGLKRYLLIICFFSNPTVIKSKSDILRNLLIIAAVFSILSCIEIVKFALTLSENLKTTSFSEIRIDYFSYPITAGEIKMLILMAIFPFLLSKNKYKVKKIYLIIILIPILVSLFLTQSRNVYLGVLAALIIYGIFVNWRFLVSFILFLCLLWIVTPNSGKDRVRSILDFNHPSNKSRIVMWEVGIKVYKDFPLLGTGDNEITNVYRMYKNPESHGEGSHFHSNPVMILATTGTTGALFYLLIWTTIFYYTIRDYRRAKNTFDKEIVIGIIIAMISFHISGIFEWNFGDWEVVTLLYYLISIVFTLKFINYKNNIINGKK